TTGGTCACATCTGCGATAAATTCAAGGTACATCAGCTCTTCTTCCCTTaaaaaatgggggggaggggcattaCTTTTACAGACCATTGTGAAAGAACACAATATACATCAATCTACAGTAAAAACACTGATTTATagaatattcatatttcagaaaGTCAAGAATGTAATACAAATCTTATTCTGAAGATTTTGAATGATATGCTATCGGTCAGCATAACAGAAATGATTTGCATGTAGCTATGCAAGAATACAGGACTCATTTAGCCACTGCATTGAAAAGACGGTGCATTCTCACTCTGCAGTCACTTTCTTCATCACAGGGGACTTCATTCCATCTGGCGAAACCCTTCAAAAGATAAAATCCAATATTAAGTTGTAGGAGCCATTTTGTGTGtcttgttattattgttttgagTTTAGCTACAAGGATGAAGTGTGCGGTTTTTGTCTTGGGTTTTGGGTGACCTACAGTATAAGGTCACAGGTGAGAGGTGACAGGTAAAGACATAGGTGGCGGGATCACACGGATCTTACATATTAGTTTAATCATAAAAcgtaaaacagaaatatatattttttttaaatgcaatgtaatagaACTCTCAAGCtacaaaatgtacattataATCTGCTTCATAATCAACACTTCATCACTACATGtaataatgttttcattgtaaatattgtacatatCAAGTAACAATAAATGGGAACTTCAGTGTACATGACAGGATGTTGATTTGCAACTGATATAACCAAATAGTACCAAGATGAAGAGTGGAGATCACTGCTCCTCCTTCTGGTCTTCTGTTCCCTGACTTGAAGCCCGACGTCAGAATGGTTCAAACTGTGAGACTCCTCATCTGACCATTCATGCTCATTACTAATTTCCTGGGCACAGAAATCACTCAAAATTAATTCTTTAAGGAAACCTGAGGTTGGGATAagagttttctttcttttttttcccccgagtggggggggggggggggggggggagtacacCGGGGGACATCAATGCACCTGTGCTTTTGTAACTGAATATATATTGTGACACAACAAAGTTACCCCTCCTTTGGGGGACAGTggtggtataattttttttctttcaccacaGTTGATTTCAAATGCCCTGTTTAATACAGTTCTGTCACTAACAAATTCAGTACCTCCCGTTTCTAATCTGCAATGACAGGCACTCGGCAGGCACTTAAATTAAATTGGTCCTCTTAGCTTAAAAAAGAACCACCATTCTGTAAGAACCCCAGTCATTTCTTAAACCATCATTTCATAAACCGCTTTATCTGGTCACTTCTTTCACTATTTCTCCTTCATGTGACATCTGATCCATGGTCATTTTTCATCTTGAAAACTGTCCAATCAGTTCTCCATCCCACCCCATCTCAGCAGTTCATCTGTAGTTCTGTCTGCCCAGCTTATTTTTGATGTCCATCACTGTACGACATTTCACAGGTATTTTTTGTTCAAACAGCTCCTGTATGTCCAATAGTGCTACACTCCACACTAAATGCCCCATCTGTTCAATCTCTCATCCATTTCGTAGAACAATCCCATCATCTTTCTGCAATCTCAGCCAATCCGACCTCAAGGAGTACAGCtgataaatatttcactttccaAGCCATTAAACTTCTTTCCACTGAACATGATATGGACCTCCTCTTGTCTTTTTTCCCTTCAAGCACAGATTTAGATTGCACTTAAGATGGCCCAATTAGGGGAGGGAAAAAACTCCAGACAACATTTATAGATTGGTACGGACCATTGGCTGAGCCTCAGTTCAGTATTCGCTCTACCCTCACAAACCTCACTTAAACTTCAGAGGGATAAAATCCCTGAGAGTCAACAGACATAGCTATTTTTGGTACAAGCCCAATCCATCAATAAGGTGACACAATTAGTCTACAGCAGCCCAGAGCCTTTtattcataaatttaaaaaaaaacctagttAGACATATTATCTAATGCTATTATTAGCTCCACCTTTGTCAGCTAACTAGCAACAATACTTGCGATTCCATATTTGTACTTTAGCCATGTAAGCTTGCTAGTCACATCTGACAATGATATTTACAGTTCCCTCGCTTTGTCAGATAGCTGCTtagaaagcaaaaaataattacatgaaTTATCAAACCAGCATGTGTCCAGCTGGCCTAAATCCTAAGGTATACCTGGAATTACACTGAAGCAAAACTATGCCATAATTTACTGCCAGGATGTCTCCGTGGTAATAACAAACAACTGAAATGGGTAATGAGCTTCCTATGATCCTTCCTACCTCTGTTGGTGTTGCATCAATTAAAGTGGGACTCCCAAGTGGAGGTAATAAGGGTAAGTACATTTCAAATGTGGATTAAAATTTTGGACACAGGGTTTTTTGATCAGTTATTTCATAATCAAACTTGCCTGGGGTAGGTCCCATTCCTCTTCTGGTGAACCTCCCATGAAGTGTGTGCTACatgaaaaatagaaataaaaaaatatgattttttgtGCAAATTATGTTGCAGCCTAATagaatgtgtgtgctttcaaattccaataatgtttttatttttatacatatagGCCAAATATTCTTGAAGAAAATTTGTATAATCAGATTTAATTACTTGAAAGGATTCTAATCTGCTTGTTTCTATGGAAGTACATATCAGTAACCTTGCGACCACTGCAAGTGAGTTAATATGAATCATTCTTCCAACGCACCTTCCATGGAATGTGTCCTGATGAGTCAGCTTTGGGTCTGTCTGTTTCCCCCGGGGAGGGGTGTAGAAGCGGTACTGAGACAGAAAGGACTTGCTCTCAGTTTTCAGCGTCCGGGGCGTGAAGGGCTTATCTTCGGTGAAATGATGAGAGTGCTTCTGCAGAAGGTCACCGCTGTAGGTCTTCTGAACCGGATCCTGGAAGGACTGCTTGTATCCGTTGTGGCTGCTGGAGGTGAAGCAGGAGCGGGCGGAGAGCTGCCTGCGGGCGTTGGGGCTCCTGTAGCTGAGCTCGGAGGCAGAGCGGTACCGGTGCGGTGGGCTCCACAGCTGGTCCATCTGGGAGGGATAGGCGCTGTGTTTGGTGCGGAAAGAGGAGTTGAGCCTTGGGGTGGACGTCACGGGGCTTCCCAGACAAGGATAAATGTCCTGGCCTCTGTGCACAGACGCATGACTCTGTagtgaaagaaaaggaaactgTGTTTTAGGCATTCATACGCTATTtgaatagcctacatttcagttattttcagttaagtacttttttgttttaaatggtgAGAATTTAAGATGttacaacacaacaaaaagtaTGTGACTGAGATTTGAGGTGGTGTTTTAACTACAGCTGTTcgaaatttaatatttacaaaacTTAAATACAATGTTTTAAGGTAGGGTACTGTGGAATCACAAAAgggaaaatacattattaatttgAAAGCTACATGGGAAAGAAGGAATGTGCTGGGGATGTGCCAATTATAGTTTGAATAAGCAAAATAGACCTAGGTTTTTACAAATCACAATCTAAAATGACAGAAGAAAACTTGCTGCTGTGGAGCAGCCTGAGAACTGGTGTGAACCCTTGCCTGGATGACTTCAGTTGAGGAGGGTCTGGTATCGGACCTGACGCTCTTCTGGGACAGTGACTGGACTGAATGAGACCGTCTCTCATTCCGATCAATATCCTTCTTTAACCTCTCTCGTCTCTGCTGGTCAGTGTCTGTTAGATGTAAACAAATTATCATAAAGTCTTATCTGTATTGTATTACACATCAATTAAAATATACctacaacaataaaaaacagctaAAGAGCTGTAGGCCATAACAAGGGTCTTAGCCTATTAATTAAATGCACCTAGTGTTTTTtgcttgaaaggtgctatataaataaataaaccaagtGCCCATGTGCTTCAGGTATAACATAGTATTGTGGAATAACACGCAGCAActattttacattataataaaCATCACACTTGAAATTCTCATGCTACTATCACAGAATATTTTAAGCACCGTATGACATTATTgtacaattacaattaaaacCTACTGAGATATTTTACAATTCATAAAAGTTATATACATGTAATATACAATGTGTTGGCGTGGGAAAGGAGCAAACACTGATTTCCCTAAATGTTCCTGTCATTTAGTTTCCTCTTTCATTAATTAAACCACTCAAGATGAATGGCAAGAAACAAACATTAATGATTGTATTTCAGTCAAGTCTGGAAAAACATATCTGGCTGAATTACAACTGAGAAAGGTATGCTATTAATAGTAATCAGTTTTAAATCTGTTGTGAATATTAAATGAGATTGACATACATTTCACACTGCTTAGCAAGCTTTTAGGCACCGTTGAGTCCACAGCAGctgaaaaattaacaaaatatgaCACATGAAATATATTACCATCAATAGACAAAATGGCTTACTAGTATCTCTATATACTACATAAATCAGCAGAGCTTGAGATTTCTGCCAATATACAGTCTCCTTTATGATTTCAATTGATATTCCACTACATTTTACTGGACATTTCTACAAAAGTGTCAATACTTTTCACAATTTGACAGAACTGTAGTATGGGTATACACACAGTTAATAAAACACTTAATTCAGCACATGCAGCGACATGCTTACCCAGACATATTTCCTGGCTCCACTGAGACTGAATATTTTCTTACCTTTGGCTGAGAACACCTTTTTGTAATGGGATACCATATGATCTTCGATTATGTACTGGCTCGTAAGCTTGCTTGAAGATCCGGGGCAGTAAGCTGAAGCACATAAACAATGTGCaatttactctttttttccaaaaaatctttttttccccaaaaatatttacattatctatggaaatgacattttaacGCCCCCATATCTCTGCTTGTGACAGCGTATCTGATTGTATTTACGAGCCGGTAGTACAGAGAGCTTTAATAAATGACAACAAGGTAAAGAGCTAGAGCCGAGTTACTTACGGCTGCTTTTAAAGCTCAGATGTCCCTTGAATGGCCCAGCCAGACTGTATCGTGAGACAGGTGACGCGTtcactaaaataaacaaacaaatatagtTAACCATAGCTAAAATAAACAAAGGCAAATATTAACTTTAATGGAGCCCACAATTGCATTAGTGCTAGGCTATCGAAGTATTATGATGTGGCTAAGTAGCTAACTAGCGTTACATTAGCTCGATAATTAAGACTAGATAGCCAGTCAAGATAGCTGACGATAGGAGTTCAGCAAATGAGCTAATTTAGTCTATACGGCtatcattagctagctagcgtaaTCTCACAGTCTGTCTGCTAGCTATAGAATGCTAGATAATCTGTTATCGGACAAGTCTAAATTaattagctacctagctaactTTGCAAAGGGATAACAGTTGAGGACATTGCAGCGATGGTCTATGTCGCGGACAAACGCTTAAGTTACCTTTCCTTGCGTCCATGAGTTTCATATATCCCATGCTCTTCTATGTTAGCCAGCGAGCAAGATAATCGTAAACGGAGCTAATcattttagtatttatttagtttgaaCTGTAAATCATTATGGCGTATAGCTATAAACTGACACACTTTTACTTCGTTGCACTGCCTAGTTActcctgacttttaaaatgCTTGGAAAAACCGTAATTGCTATCGCAAAAGCCTATCCGCTTATAttacactgcagtaaaaagCTTTACTCGTCGCCATGCTGGTTGCTACGCGTACGTCATTGCGTAACGTAAACCACGCCGGGAATCCTTCCCCCAGTGCAAATGCTGGGAATTTGGTGGGGAAAGATGAAACTCTTATTGTGAAAAGAAGAGGATCCATGGCTCTCTGCAACCAATAACCGTAAAACTGTTTTACCTACCGTTAATACCCGTTTTGTTTATATGCAAAAAAAGggtctgaaaaacatttgattgggaagaaaaaatgtctgtctTTGGTGATGATTTTCTGTAGGGTCGTTCCTTGACATTCCCAGTGGTAACTGCTGGTTGGCACGCCCTACAATAAATGGCAACAGTGGACCAATAGCTTAAAGCAGtcgtctttatttatttatttatttatttattcattcgttTGTTTAGCCTCTGCACTATGCAACATTTGTTTTCTGCTGCTCTGGGACTTTAGATCATTAGTCCTGCTCCATGGTCCTGGAAATGTGCACAGTAACAGTCATTGATTGTACAGCCCACCATACTCATTTCTCTTGTGGCCCCCAGAGCTTTAAGCAAGAAGTAAGTAGCCTACTGTTGTCCATATTTCTGATCATGTCCCCAGATAGACTGTTTTAAAAGCCTTCATGAACATCAtcatcaaaaatgaattgcagttACTGTGAGGTATTAGTCACCTTATTCATTCTTAAATAGGATAAGAGTAAATTTGCAGGATTTAAATATGATTGCCTTTTATGTTTCACGGGGTTGGAGAATAATTCTGCAGTTTCTCTCACATTGGCATGTATGTGTTTTGCCCACATCCTCCGTGAAGCATTATGTAATATCATGTTTGTAAAGGGTAGCCTACTATTCAAAATAAAGGTTGACtgactaaaaaataataattcagatCATATTTACGGATCTTCTTGCATTTAAAGGATGTATACAACATAGAGATAGTCATTTTGTTCCATCATTCTTCTACATTTCAAGCAGTAACATTTTCTTAACTGAATTGATTTAATtcacatattacacacacatacgcacgcacgcgcatgcacacacacaaacacagtatacAAGGAAGAGAAATCCGCCAACCCATCTACAAATCTGccaagaaatgtatttgaatatttaattctTGGAGTAACACATGCGGTAATTATCCCATCCTGAAGACGTCATGTCATTACATATTAATGAGCATTCTTAGGGGGCATAGCAAatttcattcataattaaatgcagtaaaaataGGAGTCTCTTGGGGATGCATCCATCTCAACAATAAAATGGAATGCTTGGACAATACACTATATAGTATAGGTGATGGTATTTAGAATACATGTGGATTTTAGTGATCTTTAGTGATATGTTCCAATGAAGGCTGAGCAGGTACTGTATTCATTCCAAAATGGCCAGGCAAACCAGATTCATTAAAGAACTGACATAAAAAAGAAGTGACATGACTGATCACCTGGCATGACTCTTACGGAAAtggaaaatactgaaaatgtaaaaatatttatcatcatatatttttaaaaatatattccattATATTAAATTTCCATGAATGCAGAACTTTCCTTTCAAACTACCCTTAGATCTTTTAAATTTATGCAAAAAGTTCTGCTGATTTCTCTTTAACTTGAGGATGGCAACAGTAAGCAGTGGAGGCAAGTAAACATCTCCCATTAAGATGTCCAAAATGGCAAGCAGACAAGCAATAGTATAATGACTTTGGCCCATTTAGTTTCCGTCTGTCTTTAAAATTCAAGCGAACTTGAGCTGTAGCAGggatttaaatgctttttttgcagTAAGTGCTTCTCTGATGTGCTGTGTTGTATGAATAGCTACCATGTAGTTGTGTAGCGAAAAAGCCACTGGACCTGTGATACTGCTTGTTTCAATTATTAAACTGTGCACCCTTGCGATCTGTTTTCAGATCATATATTTTGCCctactttaaaaaatctattaaaattctactatataataataatgaaaattatgtttttaaatgattagtACAAAACTCAATTGGATAGATAAACTCCGTTTGCTGCATTTAGCATAACTAAATACCTTCTCCCATaagaatgaaaacacacactaaaTCAGATTTTAGGCAGCCAGCACAATTTATCGATTCTGAGTTTATTATGCCAACACTTTGGTTTATGAAACCCTGTAGGGTAATTGCTGCAGTGCTTTCATGTGTTATACTGGTGATTACTCATGCTAGATACTGTACATCCCCAACCTTGTAGCCTTTTATTTATATGGTATATCAGCACTCACAATACATAAGTCAAGACTACCGAAGTGAAGTATGTGCAAGTCAACAATAGTCAATCATTGGTTTGAAGCCAATGATGAGATCATAGTGTTACAGTAAGTACCTTATGGCAGAACAAtcactaaatttaaaaatatgcaagaAACACCCATGCtgtaatgaaaaaagaatataattaGCACACTTTTTGCGAGAAAAACAATTCTGTTAAAGAAATATTGCTTCATGGGTGTActtactgttttgttttggggacCTTTTGACCTAGAAAAACCCAAATATAGCTAAgtgatttgtgatttattttatagctGTGTGGAGAGTGGGGCTCAGATTACTCCCACAGATGCATGCTTGTGCCAGTCTCGAAACCCAGTCCCCTTAGCTCCTGTTCGCTCAGCCTGTTCCAATGTGcaacccccccaacaccacccaccATAATTTGTTATAATTTAATGCAGCCTGTGTGTATAGTGCTCTCTTCACAGAGAAGAAGTCCATTACTTTCAGAGAGGAAACCTGATTATTTTCATGAAGTatcattttttacatacaaGACTATGATACTCTCCTACACAAATATTAGATAATTGTGTGAATTAAAGGTTCCTCTCACACATTTCTGACACTCAGAATTTATGTGTACTCAAATCCTAATTTCAGTTATCaattaatatattcattttaaccaTCTTTCTATCCCTAGGTTTTACCTTTTcacccaattaaaaaaaaaaaaaaaactttttccatTCCTCCATTAATTTAAGAGGACACAGTCAAGCACATGCATCTTTTGAAACGTAAGCAGCCGAGTACAGATTCTATAATctgcacaaacagacagacacagacagacagagagacagactgcaCATGTCTGATCGTCCAGATGTGGCCTTGGGTGGGGGTTACCCTCCTGCTGTGTGGCGAATTACACTTCACCCTGCAGGACTCTTGGCTGTAGTCCACACTGGCAAGTTCAGGGCTTGAGAATTAGTCACTTACTGGTGATTTAGCTGGGCATGGCACCTGGTGAGCCCAGTTGGAGTTTTCCCGATCAGCTTCTAGCATCAGAAAAGACAGTGGAGGTGTTCAAAAGAAAATACTAAGAAATAAGGCTTGGtcattgacaaaaaaataaatataaaaacaatgggAACACCCTGTATCTGTGCGGCTATATCAATCATTTGGaacaaatatcacatttttatcTTAAATTTGCAAAGACACCTTGAAATATACACTGATGTCTCAATGGTTTAAGGAAAAGGGGAAACACAATCTTcataacacatacacaacatAAACATATTAATCTTCACATTTCAAACTTAAGCCTTAAACCACAATGAGAACAAATGGGATCATGTACATAGCACAGAACTTGTTTTTAGTGGGAAAAGAgaccaacaaaaaaagtaaaaacacaacacatttgTGTTGTGTAAGATTGCAATTGTGTTTAGGTGTCACTCCACCCCTTTTCATAATATTTCCAAAAGTTCCAATCATTTACTTTGTGTAATTATACAAGCTGTTTCCCTGTTAAGGCAAATATTTAAattctgtaataaataaaaatataaacagtgaACCTGATACATTTGATaacatttgatttttaaatgaaatttgtataaaatataatacatttaaataaaatgtaatactaCAGTAATATGTGATTTTTGGTTCTGACATGAAATGTAAATTATCTGTTAAATGAGTCAACTGCCATTttaagctgtttattttagtttaccTAAGATCTGTTGACTGTATATTTGCATCTCATCACGTTAGTGGGGTCATACATCTTCAACATCACATTCTCTGGCTGGTCCATGTGTCCATACATTGACACTGAAGTGGAAATTTGTGACAGGTCAGAGTTTTCACAAGTGGAAGGCTCTAAATAgtattctatttttgttttgggcCACAAAACTAGTTTCCCAGAATCCAAACATGCATGTCCAGGAAAAGAAGTATAGACAGGGTCTGGAGGGAGTGGGTGGGATGGGAACATGCAGGAGGCAGTAGGTGTAtgtgggaggaggggaagggaggggtaTGAACACATAAAGGGCAACATGAGTAGGTAAAGGATGCGCACTCTGTCAACAACAAATGACAATACTACATTCATGCagcaattacacacacaatatCAGTATATGGTTTTATGCACTCACCATGATGTTCACACCATATTGTGGTAAAAATAGCTTCCGTTTCCATTATCAATTGACAGCATAAACCTATGTACGGttaaatgatgtcatttttacagtattgttttatttaatcactATTTCCTTAAACCCTAAATAAACGTGTACACCCTCTTGGTTAGTGCTCACAGCCAATAGAATATTGGCAACGTGTGAGAGATGCCTGGTGTGACAGAAATCTGGTCCTTTActtcattaattattcatgctTTCTCCTACATGCTAAAATTCTGTAATGGCGTGTGTTTCCAGGAGAAAGAACGGGTACGGTAAATTACTTTAATTGCCACGGGGACCCTCTCTGTTACCATGTGCCCGTGCCTTCGCCTCACTTCTTGGTCGTGTCTCCAGCGCCTAACTCCACCTAACAACGACGGTAGAGGAGGCGTTTCCTGCCTTATTTGTTGGCTACACGACGACATCAAAGCCAGTAAGTCGTAATATGAAAACGAAGATAATGGAAAACTAGGGAGCACATTGTAGCCCATAATTTAATGGGTCTTATGACGGAGGctctcatttattttgtaacagATCTGTTACaaaattttgcttttggtttGACAAGAGGGCTTGAGCAGAGTGGAGACTACTATAGCTTTAGTGACAAGTCAGTCGTGCTACGACTCGATTGAAGTCTTCCCAACAGCTGTTTTGAGATGGATTCACCGTAGTGCTGCCTTTGAGCAATAGATGAAGCTggcgtgaagttaatcatctctgttttcttttattatcgAGTCCGCTTTCCTTGTTTACTGGCGAACTGACGTGTGAAATGTGCTGCAGCGAGAAGCCAATTGGGTGTTCTTATAAGGTACCACGGCAGGGGAAAAGCTCAAAACGATCAATTTGCCCCGGCGTGCACCACGCGCCCTATGACTGCTAGAGAAAAGAAGATAAAGATGATGCGTTTCTGCGATTGTTTCTCCACCTATGTAGTACAGTATCTGTTGAAAACGAGTGGATTCAAAGCAAGGGCGCTGGCTGAACAGAAATATTAACCTGTTTTTGATGCAACGTTGGACAGATATTCTTTATTCTTTGTCTTTTAATTGAAAGAGAACAAAAGAGATGAAATTTCCAATAGAGAACCCACGAAAGCAAGTGAACTGGGAACAAGAGCAAGGTTAGTAGAGTATTATTTTGACCTCATGAAAAGTTTGTTTCCTTCTTTACATAATGTTTATATAAACTAATGATAGCTACTgtgttttctattatttatattactttATGTAAACTTCAGTAATAGGCAGCTAGAAAACGAcgatcaaaaacattttatactaaacaaaatgtctcaaaatattatttgattcTGACTATCAATGAATGAAAGTCTGCGCGCACTTCTACAGTAATTTAAGTAGCCTATGTGTCCTGTATCTCATGATTCATCAGTTACCGTTCCTTTCGGAGCTTTATTACTTTCGATTATTCTCAGCTCATTGCTGAATATTTCCTTTTGCACATTCGAGTTTGGCAGTGGGTGCCTTGCTCAGATGTATTGTAGGCTATAgtctaaatgtgaaatattaagGAGGGGACAGATTGGGAGATGCCTGCAGGCAGCCCATCAGAACATGGGGAATTACTTAATACTGTCGTGGGCATGGTCAAATGTAGGCTGAGGTCATACCGGAAAACGAAATAATAGTGCGctggcatttattattattattattattattattattattattatacacatacacaatacatgtatacatacccATTGGCTGGGCACATTAGGAGGTCTCTGCGCTGCTGTAAGAAATGATGAATAATGAAGTATGGGGTGATGTGCTACTCTGATGAGCTGCAGAGCTACTGGAAGTCAATGTGTAGTGCATGCCATGCAGCTCttccaaacacaccatcacatgAAAGCTAGAATACAAAGTATATTAGCAATACTTGGTGATTTAGCCAAGTGTCTCTGATGTATCTTACATGTTGATATGGTTTCAGGGACGATAGCttatttaatgtatgtatgcatcAATTagcatgtctttttttgtggtcaAAGCAAAACTGAATATATCATTAGATCATCAGAGCAAATCAAATGCCTGGTGGAATAGGCCTTTACTGTCATTGGTAAAGGTTCTTTCTTGCCTAACTGTATAGTTGCCTTTGGGTAAATTGTAAGAGTAAGTAGCCTAGGTCTGCATCTATCTTATTGTTAACCAGACAGTAAGGACAATTTAGGAATTTGATAAATgagtttaaattaaaacagtgCCCACTACCAAAACCAAATTTTGTTAAAGTGAAAAAtcaatatgatttatttatttatttatttggtaaaaCATAAGTAATTTTTGTCTTATAGGTACACTGAATACAAACCACAGTCATCATTCAAAACcattgcatatttttaaataatgaattgcaTTCTGGATATTAGAATTTTGAGTTAGATAATCCTGCTTTTAATTAGTAGAATTATTTTATCCAGCACAACAGACAACCTGATAAGGATTATTTTCCAGGCACATTCTTAACAGTGTGACAGTTGTGAATTGATCTTTTAATTAATAATCCTTCAGTACAAATCCGTTCATGAAATGGTTTGGTTTATGAGCAAACCTGTACATACATTGTaatgtattgtttgtgtttcttacAGGATATTCTTTCAAGCATTTACAATTGCTCTGAAGGGCACTATATtagataaataattgaatcacaATGCATATGCAGATATGCCTTATACAGTTTACTCGTATACGGATCTGTAGCTCCGGTAAGCGTGTGGGTGACTGCAGGGATTCCCGGCTGTCCTTGAGTCACGGACGTGAAGGTGGACGTGATTCAGAGTGAGACGCGTCAGAGTTGATGAGGGGAGCGTTCCAGAAGGCAGGAGCTATCGGCTTGCTGTGCTCAGCAGCAGGCGATGAAGACAGGCAATCAACTAAAAATACTCACCCAGGCGTCTAACTAAAACAGAGGCAACAAATGATCACTTTTTGGGTTTCATATGAACCTGGCGAATGCTGCTATCAAGTTCCCTTTGGcgttgcatttttgttttgcagaggaGCAGAGTGAAGTTAAACAGCATTATTGTGTCAGGGATTATTTGTCTTCTCTGTGTGACCCTTACCATATGGGATGCATCATTGCAGGCACAGTCCATCTGCAAACCCCTTACAGACTTGCAGCAAACACTTTTCATTattgtgattttgtttatttattcaaacaaGATAACTTAAAGGGGTAATATTATCAAAAACGtctgataattattattattaatggtaTAGATTGCATCATTTCAGTTTGTAGGCTTCCTTGCATTTTTAAGGAATAGTTTAAAAGACGcatgtatattttataaacTGGGAAACATAAAGCAAAAATGACATAATCATAGCCTGTACTCTATGTTCTATGTATGGGTATTCAGAAGAGACATATGGAGAGTATGTGTGGGTTTCTCAGTCAGTGAAGCGTTAGAAGTGAtgcaacacagcacagtggTCGTACACAATGGGATCAATCTTGCCAGAAGTAGGGATTCTTTTATCTTGACAAGGGCTACTGTTGCATAGGGTCCTCCCAGTTATGCGCCAGGTGCGcta
This window of the Anguilla anguilla isolate fAngAng1 chromosome 1, fAngAng1.pri, whole genome shotgun sequence genome carries:
- the spata7 gene encoding spermatogenesis-associated protein 7 isoform X2, with the translated sequence MGYMKLMDARKVNASPVSRYSLAGPFKGHLSFKSSPYCPGSSSKLTSQYIIEDHMVSHYKKVFSAKAAVDSTVPKSLLSSVKYTDQQRRERLKKDIDRNERRSHSVQSLSQKSVRSDTRPSSTEVIQSHASVHRGQDIYPCLGSPVTSTPRLNSSFRTKHSAYPSQMDQLWSPPHRYRSASELSYRSPNARRQLSARSCFTSSSHNGYKQSFQDPVQKTYSGDLLQKHSHHFTEDKPFTPRTLKTESKSFLSQYRFYTPPRGKQTDPKLTHQDTFHGSTHFMGGSPEEEWDLPQEISNEHEWSDEESHSLNHSDVGLQVREQKTRRRSSDLHSSSWVSPDGMKSPVMKKVTAEEEELMYLEFIADVTNDILSRGLYSDRVLERVFARQMEMNKHRLDKNIRI
- the spata7 gene encoding spermatogenesis-associated protein 7 isoform X3, producing the protein MGYMKLMDARKVNASPVSRYSLAGPFKGHLSFKSSPYCPGSSSKLTSQYIIEDHMVSHYKKVFSAKAAVDSTVPKSLLSSVKYTDQQRRERLKKDIDRNERRSHSVQSLSQKSVRSDTRPSSTEVIQSHASVHRGQDIYPCLGSPVTSTPRLNSSFRTKHSAYPSQMDQLWSPPHRYRSASELSYRSPNARRQLSARSCFTSSSHNGYKQSFQDPVQKTYSGDLLQKHSHHFTEDKPFTPRTLKTESKSFLSQYRFYTPPRGKQTDPKLTHQDTFHGSTHFMGGSPEEEWDLPQEISNEHEWSDEESHSLNHSDVGLQVREQKTRRRSSDLHSSSWVSPDGMKSPVMKKVTAEEEELMYLEFIADVTNDILSRGLYSDRVLERVFARQMEMNKHRLDKVH
- the spata7 gene encoding spermatogenesis-associated protein 7 isoform X1; this encodes MGYMKLMDARKVNASPVSRYSLAGPFKGHLSFKSSPYCPGSSSKLTSQYIIEDHMVSHYKKVFSAKAAVDSTVPKSLLSSVKYTDQQRRERLKKDIDRNERRSHSVQSLSQKSVRSDTRPSSTEVIQSHASVHRGQDIYPCLGSPVTSTPRLNSSFRTKHSAYPSQMDQLWSPPHRYRSASELSYRSPNARRQLSARSCFTSSSHNGYKQSFQDPVQKTYSGDLLQKHSHHFTEDKPFTPRTLKTESKSFLSQYRFYTPPRGKQTDPKLTHQDTFHGSTHFMGGSPEEEWDLPQEISNEHEWSDEESHSLNHSDVGLQVREQKTRRRSSDLHSSSWVSPDGMKSPVMKKVTAEEEELMYLEFIADVTNDILSRGLYSDRVLERVFARQMEMNKHRLDKDKMRHLLEVLRKDLASPSDSVTNCTELGEKGGSYLPPSFLSSLGNDSISETKDSSVIACTVFHKDCGEVVNSIDSSPPPVSENCAWNKDLPGHKGAEDSEESSPYSNCEQTHLPDSENNEESVPDNLEQSKEVVDLERNLAESLCMSEDIKDKHKADLTEHFLSDEEF